The following coding sequences lie in one Deinococcus cellulosilyticus NBRC 106333 = KACC 11606 genomic window:
- a CDS encoding DUF4832 domain-containing protein, producing MKRALMFPMLGLLLGACNTLNTAPANPGQGVVAQACTYSLSFTPASYKTGFTNEANPNSGLYEWFGTEFNPITPSGQQHHAAKVNYRRYSWDSFYNFSTGQYDFSWLGTVIGWARTRGQKLAFRIQPMGDPLEPDPANRSYLPTHVEPYSTRVTYPSTGTPQVDVVVPNWNDPTFLALYNDFYQKLRDYLIQTNSAKDIAFVDIGTYGFWGEWHLWTGTPAVLPEATPDTQKKLVDIVTDNLMGLGFPLVMMSDGKDALPYALAKSSQIGWRRDSLGWDHFSGGLSSSYDAAFIENTLKTRYLTAPVVAEFAQVLNQPGRDRPNFFTRALNDVKTYHITTVSNGNTTLSWTSLTSTEQTQVNTIHKTAGLWPRLLKSTVGTNCTDQLNVTLSLQNTGSAPAYETWNATYLLQNTGGKTFTLPATTLDLRNWNPASSKDVLNTLSLPATLSSGKYKLYVTFKDSLNVLPLPLVMAGPTRDSAGKLLLGTVNLSRLVPEKALVTPEGVHIDL from the coding sequence ATGAAACGCGCTCTGATGTTTCCCATGCTGGGCCTGCTGCTCGGGGCCTGCAACACACTGAACACTGCTCCTGCAAACCCAGGTCAGGGAGTGGTTGCTCAGGCATGCACTTATTCCCTGTCTTTCACCCCTGCTTCTTACAAAACGGGCTTCACCAATGAAGCCAACCCGAACAGTGGCCTGTACGAGTGGTTCGGGACGGAGTTCAATCCCATCACCCCCTCTGGTCAGCAGCATCACGCAGCCAAAGTGAATTACCGCCGTTACTCCTGGGACAGCTTCTACAACTTCTCCACCGGGCAGTACGACTTTTCCTGGCTGGGCACGGTGATTGGGTGGGCCAGAACCCGGGGCCAGAAACTGGCGTTCCGCATTCAACCGATGGGTGATCCCCTCGAACCCGATCCAGCCAACCGCTCTTACCTGCCCACCCATGTGGAACCTTACAGCACCCGGGTGACTTACCCGTCCACGGGAACCCCCCAGGTGGATGTGGTGGTGCCCAACTGGAATGATCCCACCTTCCTGGCCCTCTACAACGACTTTTACCAGAAGCTGCGGGATTACCTGATCCAGACCAACTCGGCAAAAGACATTGCCTTTGTGGACATTGGCACCTACGGTTTCTGGGGAGAATGGCACCTGTGGACCGGAACCCCCGCTGTTCTGCCCGAAGCCACACCAGACACCCAGAAGAAGCTGGTGGACATCGTCACCGACAACCTGATGGGCCTGGGTTTCCCCCTGGTGATGATGAGCGACGGCAAAGACGCCCTTCCTTACGCCCTCGCCAAATCCAGCCAGATTGGCTGGCGCAGGGACTCGCTGGGCTGGGACCACTTCAGTGGAGGCCTGAGCAGCAGTTATGATGCAGCTTTCATCGAGAACACCCTGAAAACCCGTTACCTGACCGCCCCGGTGGTGGCTGAGTTTGCACAGGTTCTGAATCAGCCTGGAAGGGACCGTCCGAACTTCTTCACCCGTGCCCTGAATGATGTGAAAACCTACCACATCACCACAGTCAGCAACGGGAACACCACCCTGAGCTGGACGAGCCTGACCAGCACCGAACAGACCCAGGTGAACACCATCCACAAAACCGCAGGCCTGTGGCCCAGACTGCTGAAGAGCACCGTGGGCACCAACTGCACCGATCAATTGAACGTGACGCTTTCCCTGCAGAACACCGGGAGTGCTCCGGCTTACGAAACCTGGAATGCCACTTACCTGCTGCAGAACACCGGAGGCAAAACCTTCACCCTGCCCGCCACCACACTTGACTTGCGGAACTGGAATCCAGCGAGCAGCAAGGATGTCCTGAACACCCTCAGCCTGCCTGCCACCCTGTCTTCTGGGAAATACAAACTTTATGTGACCTTCAAAGACAGCCTGAATGTGCTGCCGTTGCCGTTGGTCATGGCGGGTCCCACCCGGGACAGTGCAGGGAAACTCCTGCTGGGAACGGTGAACCTCTCCAGACTGGTGCCTGAAAAAGCACTAGTCACACCTGAAGGTGTCCACATCGACCTCTAA
- a CDS encoding phosphodiester glycosidase family protein has product MGSVLARPVYVAGQNVRIDTRTLQGQEVLPLEGLALLGVQINQDAQRIELAFQNIKITFKSGSGWDIPSLPGLLFEQGRWYVPLPIMDALGFRAVNNLPELIDYAAVPGVSVPQVEAAIQNPQPVQPPVNTGPTVEVPQPVIPAFQGIRHSVQTEEYTERTRIVLDLNMPIQYEVKDNKITLVGAQGQGLAQAISGSKGVKGIRVEQNHQGMQATLTLSKDADMKVFPLQNPPRVVIDVFQYVRPVLPPFPNLSNLPAGVTYQKLGDLELLVFKKSQFQPKLTSGFLQGVETFVKQGQAVAGINGGYFDMKTGFPVDMVVRDGRLLFGGLEKRSAVGFTPTGDLMWGIPKARYTLTTPQGQGRVNSVRSSPRDGWLTLFVGDDKHVVGGKNHVTLTVQDGVVTRVSTSAFKAAEGELTITFQPEKYPFLPTVVGAPVGVSVAWADDSWTTARDVLAAGPMLVREGQYAVNAAQEDFDVKTSVWRPTRQVAFGTTSAGDYVFAYLKWGTPEDFARALLKAGLKEAMRLDSGTSATVFVSGGFLNRTWSRPVPNAILMVPRLTTAQK; this is encoded by the coding sequence ATGGGTTCTGTCCTGGCCCGTCCCGTTTATGTGGCGGGTCAGAATGTCCGAATCGACACCCGCACCCTGCAGGGTCAGGAAGTGCTTCCCCTGGAAGGACTCGCTCTGCTGGGTGTACAGATCAACCAGGATGCCCAGCGCATCGAACTTGCTTTTCAGAACATCAAAATCACTTTTAAAAGTGGATCAGGCTGGGACATTCCCTCCCTGCCAGGCCTGCTGTTCGAGCAGGGGAGATGGTATGTGCCTCTCCCCATCATGGATGCCCTGGGTTTCCGGGCGGTGAACAACCTTCCAGAGCTGATCGATTATGCTGCTGTGCCCGGTGTGTCTGTTCCTCAGGTGGAGGCAGCCATCCAGAATCCTCAGCCTGTACAGCCTCCAGTCAACACAGGTCCGACCGTTGAAGTTCCCCAGCCTGTGATCCCTGCTTTTCAGGGCATCCGGCACAGCGTCCAGACCGAGGAGTACACCGAGCGCACCCGCATTGTGCTGGACCTCAATATGCCCATTCAATACGAGGTCAAGGACAACAAAATCACCCTGGTGGGTGCCCAGGGGCAGGGGCTTGCTCAGGCCATTTCAGGTTCTAAAGGGGTGAAGGGCATCCGGGTGGAGCAGAACCATCAGGGCATGCAGGCCACCCTTACCCTCTCAAAAGATGCCGATATGAAAGTCTTCCCCTTGCAGAACCCACCCAGGGTGGTCATTGATGTTTTCCAGTACGTGCGTCCGGTGCTGCCTCCCTTTCCCAACCTGTCCAACCTGCCTGCAGGCGTGACCTACCAGAAACTGGGAGATCTGGAACTGCTGGTCTTCAAGAAAAGCCAGTTCCAGCCGAAACTCACCTCTGGTTTCCTGCAAGGGGTGGAAACTTTTGTGAAGCAGGGACAGGCTGTGGCAGGCATCAATGGCGGTTACTTCGACATGAAAACCGGTTTCCCTGTGGACATGGTGGTCCGCGATGGTCGTCTGCTGTTTGGCGGCCTGGAGAAACGCTCTGCTGTTGGTTTCACCCCCACCGGAGACCTGATGTGGGGCATCCCCAAGGCCAGATACACCCTGACCACCCCTCAGGGCCAGGGCCGGGTCAACTCGGTGCGCTCCAGTCCCAGAGATGGCTGGCTGACCCTGTTTGTCGGGGATGACAAGCATGTGGTGGGCGGTAAAAATCACGTGACCCTCACCGTGCAAGATGGGGTGGTCACCCGTGTGAGCACATCTGCCTTCAAAGCTGCAGAGGGGGAGCTCACCATCACCTTCCAGCCCGAAAAATATCCCTTTTTGCCCACCGTGGTTGGAGCCCCTGTCGGGGTGAGCGTGGCCTGGGCCGATGACAGCTGGACCACCGCCCGTGATGTGCTGGCTGCAGGTCCCATGCTGGTCCGTGAAGGCCAGTACGCTGTGAATGCCGCCCAGGAAGATTTCGATGTGAAGACCAGCGTCTGGAGACCCACCCGTCAGGTGGCCTTTGGGACCACCTCTGCTGGAGATTACGTCTTTGCCTACCTGAAGTGGGGCACTCCAGAAGACTTCGCCCGGGCTCTCCTCAAAGCAGGTCTGAAAGAGGCCATGCGCCTGGACAGTGGAACGAGTGCCACAGTGTTTGTCTCTGGAGGGTTCCTGAACCGCACATGGTCCAGACCTGTGCCGAATGCCATCCTGATGGTTCCCAGACTGACCACCGCACAGAAATGA
- a CDS encoding methyltransferase domain-containing protein encodes MDTSTNTSFRNLPQGTGLYLSERNLQSDFPVLAHLFRPGQRVMDVGCGPGSITRGIAACVGPEGYVLGVDQDARLIEQAREHPHNPPQLCFEVQEATNLMGQDFDVVTASRLLLWVPDLNAVLESMLRVLKPGGLLVVLDNTARRITWTPELPESMQAYFSAYQAWRTAQGLNNQVADDLPDLLQELGCQDIQTLPSPEHTTRDHPLFEKRSGLWSPATSGRAMQVVQAGFFSEENRQQAEKDYRLWMQKAGQSITTHLATVVARKA; translated from the coding sequence ATGGACACTTCCACGAACACTTCATTTCGAAATCTCCCACAGGGCACAGGTCTTTATCTCTCAGAGCGCAATTTGCAATCCGATTTTCCGGTGCTGGCCCATCTCTTCAGGCCCGGTCAGCGGGTGATGGATGTGGGTTGTGGTCCGGGCAGCATCACCCGGGGCATTGCAGCTTGCGTGGGACCAGAGGGTTATGTGCTGGGTGTGGATCAGGATGCCAGATTGATCGAGCAGGCCAGAGAGCACCCCCACAACCCTCCACAGCTCTGTTTTGAGGTTCAGGAAGCCACAAACCTGATGGGGCAGGATTTTGATGTGGTCACTGCATCAAGACTGCTCCTGTGGGTCCCAGACCTGAACGCTGTGCTGGAGTCCATGCTGCGGGTCCTGAAACCAGGTGGACTGCTGGTGGTGCTGGACAACACCGCCAGACGCATCACCTGGACCCCTGAACTTCCCGAAAGCATGCAGGCTTACTTTTCTGCATATCAGGCCTGGAGAACAGCCCAGGGACTGAACAATCAGGTGGCTGATGATCTGCCTGACCTGCTTCAGGAACTGGGCTGTCAGGACATCCAGACCCTTCCCAGTCCTGAGCACACCACCCGCGATCATCCCCTGTTTGAAAAACGGTCTGGACTCTGGTCACCTGCAACCTCAGGCCGGGCAATGCAGGTGGTTCAGGCTGGGTTTTTCTCTGAAGAAAACAGACAGCAGGCCGAAAAAGACTACAGGCTCTGGATGCAGAAAGCAGGCCAGTCGATCACCACCCATCTGGCAACGGTGGTGGCCCGAAAGGCCTAG
- a CDS encoding CbiX/SirB N-terminal domain-containing protein produces the protein MRSLVLIGHGSHLNPDSARAVYHYAELLRKAGSFSEVIEGYWKEEPSLRQVLRTTRYSDVTVIPMFISEGYFTETVIPRELNLGHSGPVPPHGITRQLGGKTVRYTQPYGVHPRMTDVILERAREACPDFSPEDTGLLIIGHGTTRNQNSNRVIYQNRDRIREKGLFKEVHALFLDEDPRVDTWDTLFTSKHVIMVPFFTAEGWHTQETIPEELGLNGSRTTFTDHTVHYALPVGTHPMITEVILEVAQDAWRTSSASGEPSPEQQAAWDTFLGLAREGMRLGEVLIRQDVGLYTLQHMLDEGKDQLQVFVSPESLRDLVRISDSGEYRPVHTFRNLPRGWKAVFNEQDFRRAISYVYPSVIEDTCLYQKGALRVTPWISTARRQTGIYTRVQQATLKDVDQVSKKICGFCLKSRLWYGDTLYQTFLDGVPGAIPCVEACTYVISEVREHVVRKELAQQKETPAQSAR, from the coding sequence ATGCGTTCACTGGTGCTGATCGGACACGGCTCCCATCTCAATCCTGATTCCGCACGGGCGGTCTACCATTACGCCGAACTGCTGCGCAAGGCAGGTTCCTTCAGCGAGGTCATCGAGGGGTACTGGAAAGAAGAGCCTTCCCTCAGGCAGGTCCTGAGAACCACCCGGTATTCCGATGTCACCGTGATCCCCATGTTCATCAGTGAGGGGTATTTCACGGAAACCGTGATCCCCAGAGAGCTGAACCTGGGACATTCGGGTCCCGTCCCACCGCATGGGATCACCCGTCAGCTTGGGGGCAAGACCGTGCGGTACACCCAGCCTTATGGGGTGCATCCTCGCATGACCGATGTGATTCTGGAACGGGCCAGGGAAGCCTGCCCTGACTTTTCACCAGAGGACACCGGGCTCCTCATCATTGGACACGGGACCACCCGCAACCAGAACAGCAACCGGGTGATTTACCAGAACCGGGACCGCATCCGTGAAAAGGGCCTTTTCAAAGAGGTTCATGCCCTGTTTCTGGATGAAGATCCCAGAGTGGACACCTGGGACACCCTTTTCACCTCAAAGCACGTGATCATGGTGCCTTTCTTCACCGCCGAGGGGTGGCACACCCAGGAAACCATCCCAGAAGAGCTGGGACTGAATGGTTCCAGGACCACTTTTACAGACCACACCGTCCATTACGCCCTGCCTGTGGGCACCCATCCCATGATCACCGAGGTGATTCTGGAGGTTGCGCAGGATGCCTGGAGAACCAGCTCTGCATCTGGTGAACCCAGTCCTGAGCAGCAGGCGGCATGGGACACTTTTCTGGGACTGGCCCGTGAAGGCATGCGTCTGGGGGAGGTTCTGATCCGCCAGGATGTTGGCCTGTACACCTTGCAGCACATGCTGGATGAAGGCAAAGACCAGCTGCAGGTGTTCGTCAGCCCAGAGTCTCTGCGGGATCTCGTGCGCATTTCGGACTCTGGAGAATACCGGCCTGTGCACACGTTCCGCAACCTTCCCAGAGGCTGGAAAGCGGTTTTCAACGAGCAGGATTTCAGAAGAGCCATCTCTTATGTTTACCCCAGTGTCATTGAGGACACCTGCCTGTACCAGAAAGGTGCCCTCAGGGTCACCCCATGGATCAGCACGGCACGCAGGCAGACCGGGATTTACACCCGTGTGCAGCAGGCAACCCTCAAGGACGTGGATCAGGTCAGCAAGAAAATCTGTGGCTTCTGCCTGAAATCCCGCCTGTGGTACGGCGATACCCTTTACCAGACTTTTCTGGATGGGGTTCCAGGTGCGATTCCCTGTGTGGAGGCCTGCACTTATGTGATCTCCGAGGTGCGTGAGCATGTGGTGCGCAAGGAGCTTGCACAGCAGAAGGAAACCCCTGCTCAATCAGCAAGATGA
- a CDS encoding flavin reductase family protein: MFHPIDPNHFRASLGRFPSGVTVVSCKFEGQVHGMTASAFVSVSMDPPLVLVSVARKARMHDKLIAADQFGISILSEDQAHWSNHFAGKLHDSEPEFVEWDGVPVLEGALVNLVLKKDRAIEAGDHTLFLGEITHTRYSDQEALLYFRGQYGGFRGK; the protein is encoded by the coding sequence ATGTTTCATCCGATTGACCCCAACCATTTCCGTGCCAGTCTTGGACGTTTTCCCAGTGGTGTGACCGTGGTCTCATGCAAATTTGAAGGTCAGGTGCATGGCATGACCGCAAGTGCTTTTGTCAGCGTTTCCATGGACCCCCCTCTGGTGCTGGTCTCTGTGGCCCGCAAGGCCCGCATGCACGACAAACTCATTGCTGCAGATCAATTTGGCATCAGCATTCTGTCTGAAGACCAGGCCCACTGGAGCAACCACTTTGCCGGGAAACTTCATGACAGCGAGCCCGAATTTGTGGAGTGGGATGGTGTTCCGGTGCTTGAAGGCGCACTGGTGAATCTGGTGCTGAAAAAAGACCGGGCCATCGAAGCTGGTGACCACACCCTGTTTCTGGGTGAAATCACCCACACCCGTTACAGCGATCAGGAGGCCCTGCTGTATTTCCGTGGGCAGTACGGAGGCTTCAGAGGAAAGTAA
- a CDS encoding pilus assembly FimT family protein, producing MYHRHKGFTLIELLVVLVVVGILLGIAGYMMMGTLQNSRASNFVQGLVQDINVARSRTVTTGVPYRIELTSSNTYKVYKNVSNTWQLQKQRSNTTVTLGGFTAGSKLDFSTRGFMTSTNSSGSAVSIPKITATAPKYSKTILVTALGVAREY from the coding sequence ATGTATCACCGTCATAAAGGTTTCACGTTGATCGAACTGCTGGTTGTCCTTGTGGTGGTGGGGATTCTGCTGGGAATCGCTGGCTATATGATGATGGGCACGCTGCAAAACAGCAGGGCTTCCAATTTTGTGCAGGGACTGGTCCAGGACATCAATGTTGCACGCAGCAGAACGGTCACCACTGGCGTACCGTACCGCATTGAGCTCACCAGCAGCAACACCTACAAGGTCTACAAGAATGTCAGCAACACCTGGCAGCTTCAAAAACAACGCTCAAACACCACAGTGACGCTCGGTGGTTTCACAGCGGGTTCAAAGCTGGATTTCAGCACCCGGGGCTTCATGACCAGCACCAACAGTTCTGGCTCTGCAGTGAGCATCCCCAAAATCACGGCGACGGCCCCCAAATACAGCAAGACGATCCTGGTCACTGCGCTAGGGGTTGCAAGGGAGTATTGA
- a CDS encoding type IV pilus modification PilV family protein, protein MRKSQMGLTIVEVLLSIVIFGIIVAIFAPLFLGSTGTNKQSRVRTQALAAAEIWMDRYRQQLEPLDATGSVCTESGTTVTCNYPYNNNFASDGVASHATDASTLSTQLGPYRHMIKLTQLQTGTSSELWQIETTVYWKQAGKEYNVALTSQFAK, encoded by the coding sequence ATGCGAAAAAGTCAGATGGGTTTGACGATTGTTGAGGTTTTGCTGTCCATTGTGATTTTCGGAATCATTGTGGCCATTTTTGCCCCGCTCTTCCTGGGTTCAACCGGAACCAACAAACAATCCAGGGTGCGCACCCAGGCCCTGGCTGCAGCAGAAATCTGGATGGACCGCTACCGCCAGCAACTTGAGCCTCTGGACGCCACTGGCAGTGTTTGCACAGAGAGTGGAACCACAGTCACCTGCAATTACCCCTACAACAACAATTTTGCTTCAGATGGGGTTGCCAGTCATGCCACCGATGCCAGCACCCTGAGCACCCAGCTGGGGCCTTACCGGCACATGATCAAGCTCACCCAGCTGCAAACCGGAACCAGTTCTGAGCTCTGGCAGATCGAAACCACTGTGTACTGGAAACAGGCAGGAAAGGAATACAATGTTGCCCTCACCTCACAATTCGCGAAATAA
- a CDS encoding PilW family protein — protein sequence MLIASAAGLVILGASASLFSSTYRLKGREDQLIPLQETLRGAAEIMSQDLREATGTRVILNNNIPALPASTNTSITITDMDHNGKFSIPEPNGNSLQNSANTPIIEPNYANKTCEDVFVAGDWALVTSGNWSQWVQVGNNGGNVCLANSGQKKVLHVQQKLTGIVWTPAASFMKMNIVQYYLGTDASTGSTVLYRKLGSADPQIVAFDITDLKFQYSTDGLTYTNTPASTPASIRLTITGRAQKKLPGESAYRTYSLSQNVFMRRTTLAEPTNP from the coding sequence ATGCTGATCGCGTCTGCCGCTGGCCTGGTGATCCTGGGTGCAAGTGCTTCCCTTTTCAGCTCCACATACCGCCTCAAAGGGCGCGAGGACCAGCTGATTCCTTTGCAGGAGACCCTCCGGGGCGCTGCAGAAATCATGTCCCAGGACCTGAGGGAAGCCACCGGGACGCGGGTGATTCTGAACAACAACATCCCTGCCCTTCCGGCCAGCACCAACACCAGCATCACCATCACCGACATGGACCACAACGGCAAGTTCTCCATCCCAGAGCCCAATGGCAACAGCCTGCAGAACAGTGCCAACACCCCCATCATTGAACCCAACTATGCCAACAAGACCTGTGAGGATGTCTTTGTGGCAGGAGACTGGGCCCTGGTGACATCAGGCAACTGGTCCCAGTGGGTGCAGGTGGGCAACAATGGGGGCAACGTCTGTCTTGCCAATTCGGGCCAGAAAAAGGTCCTGCACGTTCAGCAAAAACTGACGGGCATTGTCTGGACCCCTGCCGCCAGCTTCATGAAGATGAACATTGTGCAGTACTACCTGGGTACAGATGCCAGCACCGGAAGCACCGTGCTGTACCGCAAGCTGGGAAGTGCAGATCCCCAGATTGTGGCTTTTGACATCACTGACCTGAAATTTCAGTATTCCACCGATGGACTCACCTACACCAACACGCCAGCCAGCACACCTGCATCGATCCGGCTCACCATCACCGGCCGGGCCCAGAAAAAACTGCCCGGTGAAAGCGCCTACCGCACCTATTCCCTGAGCCAGAATGTGTTCATGCGCAGAACCACACTGGCAGAACCCACCAATCCATGA
- a CDS encoding DUF4900 domain-containing protein, which produces MNNNKQGFVLVSTLAILTVIVLLGMLSVANTTSEYQQSASQTRMANARAVSEAGQAEAQFFMVNDGLTKVNDAMKTYLTAFAASSKNAATDPIIDSSNYNAIITSLNGNSAFTRSGTINGNSYATKIKFSNMRADSGSFSSAGQDYWMEYVIETTGNDKQFKRNVITSGNMLVRLGRTYLNQFVLLADDGGSTGGNYYATGMNYDGPVHVNKNWRFAGSPQFKYGATTNAATVEMWNCTTKKWTAVSTQSHSCTSPDWGGRGMKYQEPKVDLPKNSFSQQRAALGLDPNTSTVPTQSQICTALGSAAPTGCNSSLGNGVYVPNNGSALTGGIYIQGNAKQVQMSVNAGKQVYTIKDANDKITTITVDYTANTTTIQPPTGSAQTLTGIPNGQLYANGQIVDLRGPARTGALPSPAPENSTPSVIPPAVASKSQLNIAAANDVIIQGDLVYETDPRTDSSAKNVMGIISGTGSVRIGTSAPNDIYIHAAILAGNTGKGFAVDDYNKNAPRGSIHLLGSIAEQSDPPRGVGSIGSDGVVNIVNGYGDGFKFDMRFMNGGTVPPFYPATTAFAARANWPEQQSWRED; this is translated from the coding sequence ATGAACAACAACAAACAAGGCTTTGTTCTGGTCAGTACCCTTGCCATTCTGACGGTGATTGTGCTGCTGGGAATGCTGTCGGTGGCCAACACCACCTCGGAGTACCAGCAGAGCGCCAGCCAGACCCGCATGGCCAATGCCCGTGCAGTTTCCGAGGCAGGACAGGCTGAGGCGCAGTTCTTCATGGTCAATGATGGCCTCACCAAGGTCAACGATGCAATGAAGACCTACCTCACGGCATTCGCAGCCTCCTCCAAGAACGCCGCAACCGATCCCATCATCGACAGCAGCAATTACAATGCAATCATCACCTCCCTCAATGGCAATTCTGCTTTCACCAGAAGTGGAACCATCAATGGCAACAGCTACGCCACCAAAATCAAGTTCAGCAACATGCGAGCAGACAGCGGAAGCTTCAGCAGTGCTGGACAGGACTACTGGATGGAGTACGTCATTGAAACCACCGGGAACGACAAGCAATTCAAGCGCAATGTCATCACCTCCGGAAACATGCTGGTTCGACTGGGACGCACCTACCTGAACCAATTCGTGCTGCTTGCCGATGATGGTGGTTCCACTGGAGGGAACTATTACGCCACAGGCATGAACTATGACGGCCCTGTGCACGTCAACAAGAATTGGCGCTTTGCAGGCTCTCCTCAGTTCAAATATGGGGCCACCACCAACGCTGCCACAGTTGAGATGTGGAACTGCACCACCAAGAAGTGGACCGCTGTGTCCACCCAGTCCCACAGTTGCACCTCACCAGATTGGGGGGGGCGGGGCATGAAGTACCAGGAGCCCAAGGTGGACCTGCCCAAGAACAGCTTCTCTCAGCAGCGGGCTGCCCTGGGGCTTGATCCGAACACCAGCACGGTGCCGACTCAATCTCAAATTTGCACTGCACTGGGAAGTGCAGCACCCACGGGATGCAACTCTTCACTGGGCAACGGAGTTTATGTCCCGAACAACGGCTCAGCATTGACCGGAGGAATTTACATTCAGGGCAATGCCAAACAGGTGCAAATGTCGGTGAACGCAGGCAAACAGGTTTACACCATCAAGGATGCCAACGACAAAATCACCACCATCACCGTGGATTACACCGCCAACACCACCACCATTCAGCCTCCGACAGGATCTGCCCAGACCCTGACCGGAATTCCCAATGGACAGCTGTACGCCAATGGCCAGATCGTGGACTTGCGTGGGCCTGCCCGCACAGGTGCTCTGCCTTCCCCTGCACCAGAAAACAGCACACCCAGCGTGATTCCACCTGCAGTGGCCAGCAAATCCCAGCTCAACATTGCTGCTGCCAACGATGTGATCATCCAGGGCGATCTGGTGTATGAAACCGATCCCCGCACAGATTCCAGTGCCAAGAACGTGATGGGCATCATTTCGGGTACAGGCAGTGTGCGCATTGGAACCAGTGCTCCCAATGACATCTACATCCATGCTGCCATTCTCGCTGGCAACACGGGCAAGGGCTTTGCAGTAGACGACTACAACAAAAATGCTCCCAGAGGCAGCATTCACCTGCTGGGCAGCATTGCAGAACAATCTGATCCTCCACGCGGGGTGGGCAGCATTGGCAGCGATGGCGTGGTCAACATTGTGAATGGCTACGGAGACGGCTTCAAATTTGACATGCGTTTCATGAACGGTGGGACAGTGCCTCCCTTCTACCCGGCCACCACGGCTTTCGCGGCCCGGGCCAACTGGCCGGAGCAGCAATCCTGGCGTGAGGATTGA